In Aminobacterium sp. MB27-C1, a single genomic region encodes these proteins:
- a CDS encoding phosphoenolpyruvate hydrolase family protein: MTYKTRSEIMSFFREKVSKKEPIIGGGAGTGISAKWEEAGGIDLIVIYNSGRYRMAGRGSLAGLLAYGNANEIVKEMAREVIPVVKNTPVLAGINGTDPFVKWDYFLSELRALGFAGVQNFPTVGLIDGVFRANLEETGMGYALEVEAIRMAREMDLLTTPYVFSVEDAMAMTEAGADIIVCHMGLTTKGGIGAQTSKTLEECVPLIDQWAEAARSVRKDVIVLCHGGPIAMPEDAEYILKHCKEVNGFYGASSMERLPTEQAIKKQTELFKTIKY; the protein is encoded by the coding sequence ATGACCTATAAAACACGATCTGAAATAATGTCATTTTTTAGAGAAAAAGTAAGTAAGAAAGAACCTATTATAGGCGGCGGTGCAGGAACCGGCATCTCTGCCAAGTGGGAGGAAGCTGGCGGCATCGACCTCATTGTCATATATAATTCTGGCCGTTACAGAATGGCTGGAAGAGGTTCTCTTGCGGGGCTTCTAGCCTACGGAAATGCTAATGAGATTGTAAAAGAGATGGCCAGAGAAGTTATTCCTGTGGTGAAAAATACGCCAGTATTAGCTGGGATCAATGGAACTGACCCTTTCGTAAAATGGGACTACTTTCTAAGTGAGTTGAGAGCTCTGGGATTCGCGGGAGTTCAGAATTTCCCTACCGTAGGTCTTATTGACGGAGTCTTCAGAGCGAACCTTGAAGAAACTGGAATGGGATATGCCCTCGAAGTTGAAGCTATTCGTATGGCACGAGAGATGGATTTACTTACAACTCCCTACGTTTTCAGTGTTGAAGATGCCATGGCCATGACTGAAGCTGGAGCCGATATTATCGTATGCCATATGGGACTCACCACAAAGGGTGGCATTGGAGCCCAGACATCAAAAACGTTGGAAGAATGCGTGCCTCTTATTGATCAATGGGCAGAAGCGGCGAGAAGCGTTCGTAAAGATGTTATAGTCCTCTGCCACGGAGGCCCTATCGCTATGCCAGAAGATGCTGAATATATTTTAAAACATTGTAAAGAGGTTAACGGGTTTTACGGCGCAAGCAGTATGGAACGTCTTCCAACTGAACAAGCCATAAAAAAACAGACAGAACTTTTTAAAACAATAAAATATTAA
- a CDS encoding amino acid ABC transporter ATP-binding protein encodes MIEIKSLYKSFGDLKVLKDINLNVKKGEIVAIIGPSGTGKSTLLRCINFLEEADKGKIRIGAIEVDVEKAAKKEIRELRQQTAMVFQSFNLFNNKTVLENIIEALIIVKKENKNQAVEKGLQILEKIGLKDKADSYPSKLSGGQQQRVGIGRAIALNPKVILFDEPTSALDPELVGEVLDLIRELAHEHMTMMIVTHEIAFAKEVADTVVFMDEGRIVETGSPKEIFASPKNQRTEQFLSRFTKQ; translated from the coding sequence ATGATAGAAATTAAGAGTTTATATAAAAGTTTTGGAGATCTGAAAGTTTTAAAAGACATCAACCTCAATGTTAAAAAAGGAGAAATAGTTGCAATTATAGGCCCTTCCGGAACTGGAAAATCAACATTACTAAGATGTATAAATTTTTTGGAGGAAGCAGATAAGGGAAAAATTCGAATAGGTGCCATTGAGGTGGATGTAGAAAAGGCGGCAAAGAAAGAGATAAGGGAACTTCGCCAACAGACAGCGATGGTATTTCAATCCTTCAACCTCTTTAATAATAAAACTGTTTTGGAAAATATCATAGAAGCCTTAATTATAGTGAAGAAAGAAAACAAGAATCAGGCAGTTGAAAAAGGACTTCAGATTTTAGAGAAAATCGGACTTAAGGATAAAGCAGATTCATATCCATCCAAACTCTCTGGCGGTCAGCAACAACGTGTAGGTATAGGTAGGGCTATTGCGCTTAACCCTAAGGTTATTTTATTTGATGAGCCTACTTCCGCCCTTGATCCGGAGCTTGTCGGAGAAGTCCTTGACCTTATTCGCGAGCTTGCTCATGAGCATATGACCATGATGATTGTTACTCATGAAATTGCCTTTGCCAAAGAAGTGGCCGACACGGTAGTTTTTATGGACGAGGGAAGGATTGTTGAAACTGGCAGTCCTAAAGAGATATTTGCATCTCCTAAAAATCAGAGAACAGAGCAATTTTTGAGCCGTTTTACGAAGCAATAA
- a CDS encoding TRAP transporter small permease encodes MSEPKGLFSNILHWAGQAQDMVLVFLMSFIAILVFGQVVLRYVFKAPLMGIEELLLFPTTWAYLIGSIKASADKNQIVARVLEVFMKKQKTIYLVRTVASVLSGIVLIWLSYWGYDYLKYALRVQKESPTLFIPMIWSEALVFISMACMTFYTVLEFLEHLNSFVHTPKDMLAQTEEEVF; translated from the coding sequence ATGTCTGAACCGAAGGGCCTTTTTAGCAATATTTTGCATTGGGCGGGACAAGCCCAAGATATGGTACTTGTTTTCCTTATGTCGTTTATTGCTATTCTCGTTTTTGGCCAGGTTGTTTTAAGATACGTATTTAAAGCGCCTCTTATGGGAATAGAGGAATTGCTTCTTTTTCCTACCACATGGGCCTACCTCATAGGCTCCATCAAAGCTTCAGCTGATAAGAATCAAATAGTAGCCCGCGTGCTTGAAGTTTTTATGAAAAAACAAAAAACAATCTATTTAGTACGAACTGTTGCTTCTGTTTTAAGTGGGATCGTTCTTATCTGGCTTTCCTACTGGGGATATGACTATCTTAAATATGCGTTGAGAGTGCAAAAAGAGAGTCCAACTCTTTTTATCCCCATGATATGGTCTGAAGCTTTGGTTTTTATAAGCATGGCTTGTATGACTTTTTACACCGTTCTTGAATTTTTAGAACACCTCAATAGTTTTGTCCACACACCCAAAGATATGTTGGCCCAAACGGAAGAGGAGGTTTTTTAA
- a CDS encoding amino acid ABC transporter permease, with protein MPGFDIDFAVMLFPLMLKYLKVTLLLSIGAAFWGILAAVFIALCIDLKVKLLAPFVKVYVSFFRGTPLIAQLFLMYFGFVQVIPSFKNMSSFTAALIVLSLNAAAFMSETIRGSISSVNKGQMEACVSVGMSYLQAMRRVILPQATRVAIPALFNSFISIVKNSSLAFTIGVTEMIAVAQLEAASSYRYLEAFIDIAVVYWALTLVLGKVQQRIERNLSVQN; from the coding sequence TTGCCTGGGTTCGATATAGATTTTGCGGTCATGCTCTTTCCTCTCATGCTCAAATATCTCAAAGTAACCTTATTGCTTTCTATAGGGGCTGCTTTTTGGGGTATTTTAGCGGCAGTCTTCATTGCGCTGTGTATTGATTTAAAGGTAAAGTTACTGGCCCCTTTCGTAAAAGTTTATGTCTCTTTTTTTAGAGGTACCCCGCTCATAGCTCAATTGTTTTTGATGTATTTTGGATTCGTGCAAGTTATCCCAAGTTTCAAAAATATGTCTTCTTTTACGGCAGCGTTGATTGTCTTGAGTTTAAATGCAGCGGCTTTTATGTCTGAAACAATACGAGGTTCCATATCCTCGGTCAATAAAGGACAAATGGAGGCCTGTGTTTCTGTAGGAATGTCATATTTGCAAGCGATGCGAAGAGTTATTCTCCCTCAGGCAACACGAGTCGCGATTCCGGCTCTTTTTAATAGTTTTATTAGCATAGTAAAAAATTCATCTTTGGCTTTTACCATAGGTGTTACGGAAATGATAGCTGTTGCCCAGCTAGAAGCGGCGTCAAGTTATAGATATTTAGAAGCTTTTATTGATATTGCTGTTGTTTATTGGGCATTAACGCTTGTTTTAGGAAAGGTGCAACAACGTATTGAACGAAATTTAAGTGTTCAAAATTAA
- a CDS encoding TRAP transporter large permease yields MISVALVALLILVVFLSFGVPLPFCFGGALMYMSIVGGVSMKGMMMWGLQQILSPVLLCVPLFIFAGSLMSQSGIAKYLLDLVDVFVGRVRGGLGVVAAISCAIIGAISGSGFTGVAATGPILIPRMVEQGYPRGYATALVTDSSILGLLIPPSVIMIVYGWVTETSILACFLATVGPGILVTILFSVINLVWAKHFPLKLEPELKKEEKVREIARRGWKALPALMMPVIILGGIYGGIMTPTEAAAVAVIYAIPVGFLIYKGLKAKNYYEVARDSAISVGSIMVMILCSLMLSQTFVMLQIPQAIVKAMFGITQSKVILLILINFLLFFIGMIVNDLTGVILVAPLLLPLAQAIGIHPIHFASILGVNLAVGGVTPPYASILYLGMKIGNVEFVEILRPAMTFLLLGYVPVMILTTFWPALSLFLPGLMGYVQ; encoded by the coding sequence ATGATATCTGTTGCACTTGTAGCGTTGCTTATTCTTGTTGTATTCCTCTCCTTTGGAGTGCCTTTGCCTTTCTGCTTTGGTGGAGCCCTCATGTATATGAGTATTGTCGGCGGAGTTTCAATGAAAGGTATGATGATGTGGGGGTTGCAACAAATTTTAAGTCCAGTTCTTTTGTGTGTTCCTCTATTTATCTTTGCAGGAAGCCTCATGAGTCAAAGTGGCATTGCGAAATATCTTCTTGACTTAGTTGATGTTTTTGTCGGACGAGTACGTGGTGGTTTAGGTGTTGTAGCCGCTATAAGCTGTGCCATTATTGGAGCTATTTCAGGCAGTGGCTTTACGGGTGTTGCAGCAACTGGCCCCATTCTCATTCCACGCATGGTCGAGCAGGGGTATCCAAGAGGATATGCAACAGCACTAGTTACCGACTCTTCAATTTTGGGACTTCTTATTCCTCCAAGCGTCATTATGATCGTTTATGGGTGGGTAACAGAAACGTCGATATTAGCGTGCTTTTTAGCGACAGTTGGTCCCGGAATTCTTGTCACCATTCTTTTTTCTGTAATCAACCTTGTATGGGCCAAGCATTTTCCTCTTAAACTGGAACCTGAACTTAAAAAAGAAGAAAAGGTACGCGAAATAGCCCGTCGTGGTTGGAAGGCCTTACCTGCTCTTATGATGCCCGTTATTATTCTTGGCGGTATCTATGGAGGCATTATGACTCCTACAGAAGCGGCGGCAGTTGCCGTTATCTATGCTATCCCAGTAGGATTTTTGATTTATAAAGGTCTTAAAGCTAAAAATTATTACGAAGTGGCCAGAGATTCCGCTATCTCGGTAGGATCAATCATGGTTATGATCTTGTGCAGCCTCATGTTGAGTCAAACCTTTGTTATGCTGCAAATTCCTCAGGCTATTGTCAAAGCCATGTTCGGAATTACCCAGAGTAAGGTCATACTTTTAATTCTTATTAATTTCCTTCTTTTCTTTATCGGAATGATAGTTAACGACCTTACGGGAGTTATTCTGGTTGCCCCTCTGCTTTTACCTCTGGCTCAGGCCATTGGAATTCATCCGATTCACTTTGCTTCAATTCTCGGAGTTAATCTTGCAGTTGGCGGTGTTACCCCTCCCTATGCAAGCATTCTCTATCTGGGAATGAAAATAGGTAATGTGGAGTTCGTAGAAATATTGCGACCTGCCATGACTTTCCTCCTGTTAGGGTATGTACCTGTGATGATCCTTACGACATTTTGGCCGGCGCTATCGCTCTTCCTGCCTGGTCTCATGGGGTATGTGCAGTAG
- a CDS encoding FadR/GntR family transcriptional regulator, producing the protein MFKPANKATLHQNVLNQMITAIKENEWEPGSKLPGEQSLANAFEVSRNCIREVLKALELTGIVEARAGDGTYLSENALRNIANSDLVASLFEESTLMELIEARQLLEGQLAYWAAQRASDEEIMNLERILVEEPETPNVEVHYHFHNYLAEIAGNPFLLRLLDSLRTEVSAQRIVFKSWPSTELELFKKDHWEICQAIKERAPEKAQEAMIQHLLRSQNEILERNRREGRRKEV; encoded by the coding sequence ATGTTTAAACCTGCTAACAAAGCAACTTTGCATCAAAATGTACTTAATCAAATGATTACCGCAATAAAAGAAAATGAATGGGAACCGGGAAGCAAACTTCCTGGGGAACAAAGTCTGGCAAACGCCTTTGAAGTAAGCCGAAATTGCATTAGAGAAGTTTTAAAAGCTCTTGAACTTACAGGAATAGTAGAAGCGCGGGCTGGTGACGGAACTTATCTTTCTGAAAATGCACTGCGCAACATTGCCAATTCGGATCTTGTGGCTTCTCTTTTCGAAGAAAGCACACTTATGGAACTTATAGAGGCTCGCCAATTGTTGGAGGGACAACTCGCTTACTGGGCAGCACAACGTGCAAGCGATGAAGAAATAATGAATCTCGAACGCATCTTGGTTGAGGAGCCAGAAACACCAAATGTGGAAGTTCACTATCACTTTCATAATTACCTTGCAGAAATTGCAGGCAATCCTTTTCTGTTGCGTCTTCTCGATTCTCTTCGCACAGAAGTTTCTGCTCAAAGAATTGTTTTTAAATCATGGCCATCTACCGAATTAGAACTATTTAAAAAAGATCATTGGGAAATTTGTCAGGCCATAAAAGAAAGAGCCCCTGAAAAAGCTCAGGAAGCTATGATTCAACACCTTCTCCGCTCACAAAATGAAATATTAGAAAGAAACAGGAGAGAAGGCAGAAGGAAAGAAGTATAA
- a CDS encoding Tm-1-like ATP-binding domain-containing protein — translation MKKVYVVGTCDTKSSELLYVRDLIRSEGIDAFLVDVATRPHSFSADILNTQVASHHPDNPHFLGSITDRGQAIIAMSQALSAFLSQQNDIAGVIGLGGSGGTSLITAGMRTLPIGVPKLMVSTVASGNVAPYVGPNDICMMYSVTDVAGLNRISRIVLGNAAHAIAGMAKTTIPAPSIEREPVGMTMFGVTTPCVDMIRHELEKEYDCLVFHATGTGGQSMEKLIDSGILKKVIDVTTTEVCDLFMGGVMSAGEDRFGAIIRMAIPYVGSVGALDMVNFGALETVPEKYKNRNLYVHNPQVTLMRTTADENARMGRWIGEKLNHCSGPVRFLLPEKGVSMIDAPGQPFYDPDADAVLFEAIEETVYQTDMRKVICLPYHINDPEFAQALFQNFKEVAK, via the coding sequence ATGAAAAAGGTTTATGTTGTCGGAACATGCGACACAAAATCCAGCGAATTGCTTTATGTGCGAGATCTTATTCGTTCAGAGGGTATCGACGCTTTTCTTGTAGATGTTGCCACTCGTCCACACTCCTTTAGCGCGGATATCTTAAACACTCAGGTCGCTTCCCATCACCCCGATAATCCACATTTTCTTGGCTCTATCACAGATCGAGGACAAGCCATTATAGCTATGTCACAGGCCTTGTCCGCTTTTCTTTCACAACAGAATGACATTGCAGGCGTTATTGGCCTTGGCGGTTCTGGAGGAACCTCTCTTATTACGGCAGGTATGAGAACTCTTCCAATTGGAGTTCCTAAACTTATGGTTTCTACTGTGGCGTCAGGCAATGTGGCTCCTTATGTGGGGCCTAACGATATTTGCATGATGTACTCTGTAACCGATGTAGCTGGCCTCAATCGTATATCTCGTATAGTGCTTGGGAATGCTGCTCATGCTATTGCCGGTATGGCGAAAACAACGATCCCAGCGCCATCCATAGAACGTGAACCAGTAGGCATGACAATGTTTGGAGTGACCACTCCCTGTGTTGATATGATTCGTCACGAACTGGAAAAAGAATATGATTGTCTTGTATTTCATGCTACAGGAACGGGCGGTCAGTCTATGGAAAAGCTCATTGATTCTGGTATTCTCAAGAAAGTAATAGACGTGACTACAACTGAAGTTTGTGATCTTTTCATGGGCGGTGTTATGAGTGCTGGGGAAGATCGTTTCGGAGCAATTATTCGAATGGCCATTCCCTATGTTGGTTCTGTAGGCGCCCTTGATATGGTTAATTTTGGTGCTTTAGAGACTGTTCCAGAGAAATATAAAAACCGCAATCTTTATGTTCATAATCCTCAGGTAACATTGATGAGAACTACTGCTGATGAGAATGCCCGGATGGGACGCTGGATCGGAGAAAAGCTTAACCACTGTTCAGGGCCTGTACGCTTTTTGTTGCCAGAAAAGGGTGTTTCGATGATTGACGCTCCAGGTCAGCCCTTCTATGATCCCGATGCGGATGCCGTTCTTTTCGAGGCTATCGAAGAAACGGTGTATCAGACTGACATGCGCAAAGTTATCTGCTTACCCTATCATATTAACGACCCGGAATTTGCTCAGGCGCTGTTTCAGAATTTTAAGGAGGTTGCGAAATGA
- a CDS encoding ornithine cyclodeaminase family protein produces MKTLLLSQDEIKELITMKDVVEACDKTFQGMGDGTVVNPTKVNLDLGETAPFPPYSGFMNAMPAYVGWSDTAGIKWAGGFLGERKKAGLPYITSLIMLINPQMGNFTAVLDGSYITNMRTGAQTAVSLKYLYPKKSLRLSLYGAGMQGHTQTMAISELFDLEEVRVYDISKASAERYASDMEPYVKGKIHIAETPEEAADGGDVAVCVTQSKEKFFKNEWFKPGKLLFPMGSYQECDNDCILNADKIIVDHIGQTLHRGALAELGIAGRITEKDIYSTIGELAAGKKKASVADGEKILCIPIGTGAMDIGVASVVLERARKNNIGGTYEFV; encoded by the coding sequence ATGAAAACGTTGTTATTGAGCCAAGATGAAATCAAAGAGCTTATCACAATGAAAGACGTAGTAGAAGCCTGCGACAAAACCTTCCAAGGTATGGGCGATGGAACTGTTGTAAACCCCACAAAAGTTAACCTTGATCTCGGAGAAACGGCACCATTCCCACCATATAGCGGATTTATGAACGCTATGCCAGCTTACGTCGGATGGTCAGACACGGCAGGCATAAAATGGGCCGGAGGTTTCCTAGGAGAACGTAAAAAGGCTGGCCTTCCCTATATTACCTCTCTTATTATGCTTATTAATCCCCAAATGGGCAACTTTACGGCTGTATTAGACGGATCTTATATTACAAATATGCGTACCGGTGCGCAAACTGCTGTTTCCCTCAAATATCTTTATCCCAAAAAATCTCTTCGTTTAAGCCTTTATGGAGCCGGAATGCAGGGACATACCCAGACAATGGCTATTTCTGAACTTTTCGATTTAGAGGAAGTACGTGTATACGACATTAGCAAAGCTTCTGCAGAGCGTTACGCTTCTGATATGGAGCCATATGTGAAAGGAAAAATTCACATTGCCGAAACACCTGAAGAGGCTGCCGATGGTGGTGACGTAGCAGTTTGTGTAACTCAGTCTAAAGAAAAATTCTTTAAAAATGAGTGGTTTAAACCAGGCAAATTGCTTTTCCCCATGGGCTCTTACCAGGAATGTGACAACGATTGCATATTAAACGCTGATAAGATCATTGTTGATCACATTGGACAGACCCTTCACCGTGGAGCCCTTGCCGAGCTCGGTATAGCCGGAAGAATTACAGAAAAAGACATTTATTCTACCATTGGCGAACTGGCCGCAGGGAAGAAAAAGGCATCAGTTGCTGACGGTGAAAAAATCCTTTGTATTCCTATTGGAACAGGTGCTATGGATATTGGCGTTGCTTCTGTTGTTCTTGAGCGCGCACGTAAGAATAACATTGGAGGGACGTATGAATTCGTGTAA
- a CDS encoding FadR/GntR family transcriptional regulator, with translation MFKPASKSTLHENVLNQIIEAIKKGVWEPGMKLPGEQSLAKTFGVSRNCIREVLKALELSGIVEAHPGDGTYLSLNALRNIANMEFVANLFEESTLKELVEARSLLEGQIAYWAAERATSEEIEKLEKLLLENEKNPDADIHNKFHNILAEMAGNRFILRLLESIRNELATQRLIFKNFSPEALKQHRKENMEICQAIKNRDSEKAREIIHRHVSRGQDEILERLHKKSKRTKTEKDTLGSIKNPN, from the coding sequence ATGTTCAAGCCTGCAAGTAAATCAACACTTCATGAGAATGTTCTTAATCAAATTATAGAGGCAATAAAAAAAGGCGTTTGGGAACCTGGGATGAAACTACCCGGTGAACAGTCACTCGCGAAAACATTCGGCGTAAGTAGAAATTGCATCAGGGAAGTATTGAAAGCATTGGAATTATCCGGAATTGTAGAAGCACACCCTGGAGACGGAACGTATTTATCGCTAAACGCTCTTCGTAACATCGCTAATATGGAATTTGTCGCGAATCTTTTTGAAGAATCGACCTTAAAAGAACTTGTTGAAGCTCGATCTTTACTGGAAGGTCAGATTGCCTATTGGGCTGCGGAACGCGCCACATCAGAAGAGATAGAGAAGCTGGAAAAGCTCTTACTTGAAAATGAAAAAAATCCAGATGCCGATATACACAACAAGTTTCATAATATTTTAGCTGAAATGGCAGGGAATCGCTTCATTTTGAGGCTCTTGGAATCAATCAGAAATGAACTGGCAACACAAAGGCTTATCTTTAAAAATTTTAGTCCAGAAGCTTTAAAACAACATAGAAAAGAAAATATGGAAATTTGCCAAGCTATTAAAAACCGGGATTCAGAAAAAGCGCGAGAAATTATTCATAGGCACGTTTCACGTGGTCAAGATGAGATTCTGGAACGTCTTCATAAAAAATCAAAACGTACAAAGACCGAAAAAGACACTTTGGGAAGCATAAAAAACCCGAACTAA